The proteins below come from a single Halobacillus salinarum genomic window:
- the fdhF gene encoding formate dehydrogenase subunit alpha, protein MLEREHTVVTINGKEYLADPGQNLLELINSASESVPQICYNESLGPIETCDSCIVQVNGELRRACGLVVEPGMRVQTELPHVKKAQKESLDRILENHELYCTVCDYNNGNCEIHNTMAEFGLEHQSRPFEPKPYNKDDSGPFYRYDPDQCILCGRCVEVCQDVEVNETLTIDWEREQPRVIWDNDVPIDQSSCVNCGQCSTVCPCNAMMEKGMEGEAGFLTDQEPGILKSMIDLTKKVETGYGPLFAVSDSEAAMREERIKKTKTVCTYCGVGCSFDVWTKDRKILKVEPNAESPANGISTCIKGKFGWDYVNSDERLTKPLIREGDSFKEVEWEEAIAYVAKRFKEIKEEKGADHLGFIASSKATNEESYLMQKLSRQVIGTNNVDNCSRYCQAPATKGLFRTVGYGGDSGSISDIAKAELVITIGSNTAESHPVLASRIKRAHKLFGQKLFVFDLRKHEMAGRADRFYQPESGTDLVWLSAVTKYILDQGWEDQAFLDEWVNQLDEYKESLKGFTMDYAEKMTGIPQQDLKEVAEEIANSGKVAICWAMGVTQHMRGSDTSTAISNLLLVTGNYGKPGVGAYPLRGHNNVQGCSDFGSMPNFFPGYENTTDDEVRERYEQAWGVDLPAEPGMDNHEMIEAVHSGDLSCIYVYGEDTGVVDSNVNYVRDAFEKLDFFVVQDLFLTKTTEYADVVLPAVPSLEKEGTFTNTERRIQRLYKVMDPLPGPKADWEIMTLLAKELGFDWGYSHPSEIMEEAAKLAPLFAGVTYERLEGYKSLQWPVEEDGTDTPLLFLDGFPFEDKKARLYPLEFELEYRTTEKYDLHVNNGRLLEHFHEGNMTYKSEGISRKTPDSFVEISPELAKERGIKEGGEVRLISDAGEAVGTVTVTDRVRGKELYLPLNGRGKSAVNLLTDNRVDKDSNTPAYKEIAVKMEIVKKEGQSPLPSNNHRNGNPVPQISVEVERKWQRDDYQFPGNEVRK, encoded by the coding sequence TTGTTGGAACGAGAGCATACAGTCGTAACTATAAATGGAAAAGAATACTTAGCTGATCCCGGGCAGAATTTACTTGAATTAATTAATTCAGCCAGTGAATCTGTTCCACAGATCTGCTATAACGAATCTCTAGGCCCGATTGAAACGTGTGATTCCTGTATCGTCCAAGTGAATGGGGAACTTAGAAGAGCTTGCGGACTCGTAGTTGAACCTGGCATGCGTGTTCAGACAGAGCTTCCACATGTTAAGAAGGCTCAAAAGGAATCCCTTGATCGCATCCTTGAAAACCACGAATTATACTGCACGGTTTGCGATTACAATAATGGGAATTGTGAAATTCATAATACAATGGCTGAGTTCGGTCTTGAACACCAGTCCAGACCATTTGAACCCAAGCCTTATAATAAAGATGATTCCGGCCCCTTTTACCGTTACGATCCTGATCAATGCATCCTTTGCGGACGTTGTGTGGAAGTATGCCAGGATGTGGAAGTAAACGAAACCCTCACTATTGATTGGGAGCGTGAACAGCCCCGGGTTATTTGGGATAATGATGTGCCCATTGATCAGTCTTCCTGTGTGAATTGCGGCCAGTGTTCTACGGTCTGCCCTTGTAATGCCATGATGGAGAAAGGGATGGAAGGAGAAGCTGGATTTTTGACAGATCAAGAACCGGGAATCCTTAAATCGATGATCGATCTTACAAAAAAAGTAGAAACCGGTTACGGTCCTTTATTTGCTGTATCTGATTCCGAGGCAGCGATGAGGGAAGAACGGATTAAGAAAACGAAAACCGTCTGTACATATTGTGGAGTCGGCTGTTCTTTCGACGTATGGACAAAAGATAGAAAAATTTTAAAAGTAGAACCAAATGCCGAATCTCCTGCTAATGGAATCTCCACCTGCATAAAAGGAAAATTCGGCTGGGACTACGTGAACAGCGATGAGCGGCTGACAAAGCCTTTGATTCGTGAAGGAGACAGCTTTAAAGAGGTGGAATGGGAAGAAGCTATTGCTTATGTCGCTAAACGTTTTAAAGAAATAAAGGAAGAAAAAGGAGCGGATCATTTAGGTTTTATCGCCTCTTCCAAAGCTACGAATGAAGAATCCTATTTAATGCAAAAATTATCGCGGCAGGTGATCGGGACTAATAATGTGGACAATTGTTCCCGTTACTGTCAGGCCCCGGCGACTAAAGGATTGTTTCGTACCGTCGGCTACGGGGGAGACTCCGGCTCTATTTCGGATATTGCCAAAGCTGAGCTCGTGATTACGATTGGTTCTAATACAGCTGAATCCCACCCCGTGCTTGCCTCAAGAATTAAGCGCGCCCATAAATTGTTTGGACAAAAGCTGTTCGTTTTTGATTTAAGGAAGCACGAGATGGCTGGACGTGCGGACCGGTTTTATCAGCCTGAATCAGGGACGGATCTTGTGTGGCTTTCAGCTGTTACCAAATATATTCTCGATCAAGGATGGGAAGATCAAGCGTTCTTAGATGAATGGGTGAATCAGCTTGACGAATATAAAGAAAGTCTGAAAGGCTTCACGATGGACTATGCAGAAAAGATGACAGGTATTCCTCAGCAGGATTTAAAAGAAGTAGCTGAAGAAATTGCTAACAGCGGAAAAGTCGCCATCTGTTGGGCTATGGGTGTCACCCAGCATATGCGTGGAAGTGACACGAGTACGGCGATTTCTAATCTCCTGCTTGTTACCGGGAATTATGGAAAACCAGGCGTCGGAGCGTACCCGCTTCGCGGCCACAATAACGTACAGGGCTGCAGTGATTTTGGCAGCATGCCTAATTTCTTTCCTGGATATGAAAATACAACGGATGATGAAGTAAGAGAGCGTTATGAACAAGCATGGGGAGTCGATTTACCAGCTGAGCCTGGAATGGATAACCATGAGATGATTGAAGCTGTTCATTCAGGCGATTTATCTTGTATTTACGTGTATGGGGAAGATACCGGTGTAGTAGATTCCAACGTCAATTATGTTCGTGATGCTTTTGAAAAACTTGATTTCTTTGTCGTTCAGGATTTATTTTTAACGAAGACTACGGAATACGCTGATGTTGTCCTTCCTGCAGTACCAAGTCTCGAAAAAGAAGGGACGTTTACAAACACGGAACGCAGAATTCAAAGACTTTATAAAGTCATGGATCCATTACCTGGTCCGAAGGCTGATTGGGAGATTATGACTTTGCTGGCGAAAGAATTAGGGTTTGACTGGGGATACAGCCACCCATCCGAAATTATGGAAGAAGCAGCCAAGCTTGCTCCATTATTTGCCGGTGTAACTTATGAGCGTCTCGAAGGCTATAAATCTCTGCAGTGGCCGGTGGAAGAGGATGGGACAGATACCCCATTATTATTTCTTGATGGATTCCCGTTTGAAGATAAAAAAGCGAGGCTTTATCCGCTGGAATTTGAACTTGAGTACAGAACAACAGAAAAATATGACTTGCACGTTAATAATGGAAGATTGCTTGAACACTTCCACGAAGGAAATATGACATATAAATCCGAAGGCATCTCCAGGAAAACGCCTGACTCCTTTGTAGAAATATCACCGGAACTTGCAAAAGAGCGCGGAATAAAAGAAGGTGGAGAAGTCAGGCTCATCTCTGACGCAGGTGAAGCTGTCGGAACAGTCACCGTGACCGACCGGGTGCGCGGCAAAGAGCTGTATCTTCCATTAAACGGACGGGGGAAATCTGCCGTAAATTTATTAACGGACAACCGTGTAGACAAGGATAGTAATACGCCGGCATACAAAGAGATTGCTGTCAAAATGGAAATTGTAAAGAAAGAGGGCCAATCCCCGCTTCCTTCCAATAATCACCGGAACGGAAACCCTGTACCGCAAATCAGTGTGGAAGTAGAACGAAAATGGCAGCGGGATGATTACCAATTCCCAGGGAATGAGGTGAGAAAATAA
- a CDS encoding amidohydrolase, translating into MEDFAQSFAKNLINWRRRFHEWPELGFLEYYTTYQIATELSRLGFTIYLGKDVLKSSSRLGLPSKQIIQENEQRALQWGVSENYLKKMQGGHTGLIAVWDTKKSGKHLGFRFDIDALPILETTDDAHLPKVEGFRSRSDGVMHACGHDGHAAIGMGVAHFIAADHEHLNGKFTLFFQPAEEGGRGAKPMIDQGWLATVDEWYSGHLGIQPLQAGTIAASTRGFLASSKINAAFRGTASHAGMKPEAGKNALLAAATASVHLYAIPRNSLGQTRVNVGRLEAGSGRNIISDHGYIEVETRGETNELNQYVKKEALRIIQAAAAMHNVEEVIEFAGETEELHCDKDLIEFIETTVQQSSHVNHFIPRLKCQARKMQV; encoded by the coding sequence ATGGAAGATTTTGCCCAATCCTTCGCAAAAAACCTGATTAATTGGAGACGCCGATTCCATGAGTGGCCGGAGCTTGGCTTTTTAGAATACTATACTACTTATCAAATTGCTACAGAGCTAAGCAGACTGGGATTTACTATTTACCTCGGAAAAGATGTACTGAAAAGCAGCTCGAGGCTTGGTCTTCCTTCTAAACAGATAATCCAGGAAAACGAACAACGAGCATTACAATGGGGTGTCTCTGAAAATTACCTTAAAAAAATGCAGGGTGGACACACTGGGCTGATTGCTGTTTGGGACACTAAAAAAAGCGGCAAACACTTAGGTTTTCGTTTTGATATCGATGCGCTTCCCATTCTTGAAACGACTGACGATGCCCATCTCCCTAAAGTAGAAGGCTTCCGTTCGAGAAGCGATGGGGTGATGCACGCTTGCGGACATGACGGCCACGCAGCGATTGGTATGGGAGTGGCTCATTTCATTGCCGCTGACCATGAACATCTCAATGGAAAATTCACTCTCTTTTTTCAGCCAGCCGAAGAAGGCGGCCGAGGAGCTAAACCTATGATAGATCAAGGGTGGTTGGCAACTGTTGATGAATGGTATAGCGGGCATCTAGGTATTCAGCCCTTGCAAGCCGGGACAATTGCTGCTTCCACGAGAGGATTTCTAGCCTCTTCAAAAATCAATGCTGCCTTTCGCGGAACTGCTTCTCACGCTGGGATGAAACCCGAAGCCGGAAAAAATGCTCTTTTAGCAGCAGCAACTGCATCCGTCCACCTCTATGCCATTCCTAGAAATAGTTTGGGGCAGACGAGGGTAAATGTAGGCAGGCTGGAGGCAGGAAGCGGCAGAAACATAATAAGTGATCATGGTTATATCGAAGTTGAAACACGTGGAGAAACAAATGAGCTCAATCAATATGTAAAAAAAGAGGCTCTACGTATCATTCAAGCTGCAGCAGCTATGCATAATGTTGAGGAAGTTATTGAATTCGCCGGGGAAACAGAAGAGCTGCACTGCGATAAAGATCTCATTGAGTTTATAGAAACCACGGTCCAGCAAAGCTCTCATGTTAATCATTTTATCCCGAGGCTCAAGTGTCAGGCTCGGAAGATGCAAGTCTGA
- the fdhD gene encoding formate dehydrogenase accessory sulfurtransferase FdhD, with the protein MGKGTYTWKISKFQKDQLMETEDVVAVEYPITIHINGEEFATMVCTPLHLEELVVGFLASEGAILKRTDIASLEIDEDAGFAHVELNRSLPDLTQGNKRWIGSCCGKSRAFYFQNDAKTARTVMNHFQIKPGQCFNLMEAFHTQAEMFQKTGGVHQAALATEEGLELVFSDIGRHNALDKLYGYMLLHQLTKRNKLIIFSGRISSEVLLKISKMGIGLLLSKSAPTNLALELAEDLNITAVGFVRKERMNVYTHPERLNMEGQANNREVL; encoded by the coding sequence ATGGGTAAAGGGACCTACACATGGAAAATATCCAAATTTCAAAAGGATCAGTTGATGGAAACAGAGGATGTAGTGGCCGTTGAGTATCCTATTACCATACATATTAACGGGGAAGAATTTGCAACTATGGTGTGTACCCCTCTGCATTTAGAGGAATTAGTGGTAGGTTTTCTAGCCTCAGAAGGAGCGATTCTCAAGCGGACCGATATAGCCTCGCTTGAGATTGATGAAGATGCCGGCTTTGCCCATGTGGAACTGAATCGCTCCTTACCTGATTTAACCCAGGGAAATAAAAGATGGATTGGCTCCTGCTGTGGGAAAAGCCGTGCGTTCTATTTTCAAAATGATGCTAAAACAGCCCGTACAGTTATGAATCACTTCCAAATTAAGCCTGGGCAGTGCTTTAACCTTATGGAAGCCTTTCATACACAAGCGGAAATGTTTCAAAAAACAGGAGGAGTTCATCAGGCTGCCCTTGCGACTGAAGAAGGACTTGAGCTCGTTTTTTCAGACATTGGAAGGCATAATGCACTGGATAAATTATATGGGTACATGTTGCTGCACCAACTAACAAAGCGGAATAAATTAATTATTTTCAGTGGCAGAATTTCTTCTGAAGTATTGCTGAAAATTTCAAAGATGGGGATTGGATTGCTTTTGTCAAAATCGGCACCTACGAATCTTGCTTTGGAGCTTGCTGAAGATTTGAACATTACGGCAGTTGGTTTTGTCCGCAAGGAAAGGATGAATGTGTATACACATCCGGAACGGCTGAATATGGAAGGCCAGGCAAACAATCGCGAGGTTTTATAA
- a CDS encoding M20 family metallo-hydrolase produces the protein MNETTSWLSQKLKQLNVTDTMATNEGFTRLSYTAEEAEAQQAFITISEELGLDTHQDEAGNIWAMWQAGPENNPAVATGSHLDTVFKGGGYDGTAGVLCSLGAVKILKENGFQPKKNIAVVCFASEESARFGVSTIGSKAVSGLLDKDQLERIKDNEGTTIRKAVESFGLDWSTIQQAEKQPGELESFVELHIEQGTEIEDHGAEIGIVRGVACPVRLKVTVHGMANHTGTTPMDKRKDALVAIAPFITFVNEKAKLFNESSNHKLVATVSTMNLQPNYMNVIPGEVEVGVDIRSVDDALKRELAKEIIDYCKELEISSGMEIKVETLVDNASVFLNKDVKNKLEHVVDNLGYRSIPLDSGAGHDVMNLAKRWPSGLIFIPCKEGISHHPTEYASIADLYKGTKIIADYLRMETGDENESNNWSDRTGRLS, from the coding sequence ATGAACGAAACAACCTCTTGGCTCAGCCAAAAATTAAAGCAATTAAATGTAACAGATACAATGGCTACGAATGAAGGGTTTACAAGACTTAGTTATACAGCTGAAGAAGCAGAAGCACAGCAGGCATTTATCACCATATCCGAAGAGCTGGGATTGGATACTCATCAGGATGAAGCAGGAAATATTTGGGCCATGTGGCAGGCAGGTCCCGAAAACAATCCTGCAGTTGCTACCGGTTCCCATTTAGATACTGTCTTTAAAGGAGGTGGCTATGATGGTACGGCAGGTGTCTTATGCAGTTTAGGCGCCGTTAAGATTTTGAAAGAGAATGGATTCCAGCCAAAAAAAAATATTGCGGTGGTCTGTTTCGCTTCCGAAGAATCCGCACGCTTTGGAGTATCCACGATCGGAAGTAAAGCCGTTAGTGGTTTGCTTGACAAAGACCAATTAGAGCGTATCAAGGATAACGAGGGAACAACTATTCGAAAGGCAGTTGAAAGCTTTGGCCTTGACTGGTCCACCATACAACAGGCTGAAAAACAGCCTGGTGAATTGGAAAGTTTTGTTGAGCTTCACATTGAACAAGGAACTGAAATTGAAGATCATGGAGCCGAAATAGGTATCGTCCGTGGAGTAGCATGTCCCGTCCGACTCAAGGTAACAGTACATGGAATGGCTAATCATACCGGAACTACCCCGATGGATAAAAGAAAGGATGCACTGGTCGCCATTGCTCCGTTCATTACTTTTGTTAATGAAAAAGCAAAGCTGTTCAATGAATCCAGTAACCATAAATTAGTGGCCACTGTAAGTACTATGAATTTACAGCCGAACTATATGAATGTGATCCCGGGAGAAGTTGAAGTCGGGGTGGATATCAGAAGTGTAGACGACGCATTAAAACGTGAACTCGCAAAGGAAATCATTGATTACTGTAAAGAGCTCGAAATTTCCTCTGGTATGGAGATCAAGGTGGAAACTCTCGTCGATAATGCTTCAGTCTTTTTGAATAAAGACGTCAAGAATAAGCTTGAGCACGTAGTCGATAATCTGGGATATCGCTCTATCCCCCTTGATAGCGGCGCCGGACATGACGTTATGAATTTGGCCAAACGATGGCCGTCCGGATTAATTTTCATTCCATGTAAAGAAGGAATTAGTCACCATCCCACAGAATATGCGAGTATAGCTGATTTATACAAAGGCACAAAAATCATTGCAGACTATTTACGCATGGAAACAGGTGATGAAAATGAAAGCAACAATTGGAGTGATCGGACCGGAAGACTCAGTTAA
- a CDS encoding MMPL family transporter codes for MENNRFETFSQRVSGKKGKWITLAIWIVIIGLLNGLLPQANSQEDNAAPNFDEEVPSVEASALAKDQFPSRSGVPALITWYRESGLTNDDLAHIQAISKQITEEPLVHQEGTVPFFQLPPQALKQQVSEDGTTFIQPIFLEESAETEAYKEDLKSFKTLAEKEFGEEPFSADLSSGQLISRVTGPAGISIDAEGLFSNADISLLLSTIALVLIFLLVIYRSPILAVIPLIGVGFAYGAISPILGWMAQEGWITFDAQGLSIMTVLLFGAGTDYCLFLIQRYRSFLKVEQSRVQAMKLAFSSSAGAIAMSGLTVMIALLVLLLAEYGTIQRFAIPFSLAIFIMMIASLTLVPSLLGIFGRGSFFPFIPRTQEMEENRAKKKGKPVPKKKNKPSTWDRLGRMVVHKKWTLAIVTTLILGAMALFAAQAKYTFDTLSTFPEDTPSREGYALIRDHFDRGQLAPLQIIVETDGKDTNLKDQLESLSYIAKVEEPQEGEKNSNLLNYNAEFAINPYSREAVNKIKELRSIAEQSLSNATIDQPEDNVWIAGQTAEQYDTLQITNRDSKVIIPVIIGMIALLLVLYLRSLTAMVYLMATVLLSYFSALGIGWIILHYGFGVAELQGFIPLYSFVFIVALGEDYNIFMISSIWKKSRVMGISKAISEGVSETGSVITSAGLILAGTFAVLITLPIQVLVQFGTVTAIGVLLDTFVVRPFLVPSLTGILGQRAFWPGKINSAKQKSSSERA; via the coding sequence ATGGAAAACAACCGTTTCGAAACATTTTCACAAAGAGTGAGTGGAAAGAAAGGCAAATGGATCACATTGGCCATTTGGATCGTTATTATCGGTTTGCTTAATGGGTTACTGCCTCAGGCGAACTCGCAAGAAGATAACGCAGCTCCTAACTTTGATGAAGAGGTACCTTCTGTGGAAGCCTCAGCATTAGCCAAAGATCAATTTCCTTCGCGTTCTGGAGTTCCTGCGTTAATTACCTGGTACAGAGAAAGCGGATTAACAAACGACGACTTAGCTCACATTCAAGCGATTTCAAAACAAATAACGGAAGAACCGCTGGTTCACCAGGAGGGTACCGTCCCTTTCTTTCAGCTTCCTCCTCAGGCATTAAAACAGCAAGTATCAGAAGACGGGACGACGTTTATTCAGCCGATCTTTTTAGAGGAGAGTGCTGAAACAGAGGCATATAAAGAAGATCTTAAATCATTTAAAACACTGGCTGAAAAAGAGTTTGGCGAGGAGCCTTTCTCAGCTGATCTTTCTTCTGGCCAGCTGATCAGCAGAGTTACAGGTCCCGCTGGAATCTCTATAGATGCGGAAGGATTATTTTCAAACGCTGATATTTCCCTCCTTCTCTCAACGATTGCCCTTGTATTAATTTTTTTACTCGTCATTTACCGTTCCCCTATTTTAGCAGTGATCCCGCTTATTGGAGTAGGATTTGCTTATGGCGCGATCAGTCCAATATTAGGCTGGATGGCTCAAGAAGGCTGGATTACTTTTGATGCTCAAGGGTTATCTATTATGACAGTTCTACTATTTGGGGCTGGAACCGACTACTGTTTATTTCTAATCCAAAGATACCGGAGTTTTCTCAAGGTTGAACAGAGTCGAGTTCAAGCCATGAAGCTTGCCTTCAGTAGTTCCGCAGGAGCGATCGCTATGAGCGGTCTTACAGTGATGATTGCTTTACTTGTGTTGCTGCTTGCTGAATATGGAACGATTCAAAGGTTTGCAATTCCCTTCAGTTTAGCCATCTTTATCATGATGATTGCCAGCCTGACTCTGGTTCCTTCTCTATTGGGAATCTTTGGCCGTGGTTCCTTCTTTCCATTCATACCAAGGACACAGGAAATGGAAGAAAATCGGGCTAAAAAGAAAGGCAAACCAGTGCCCAAGAAAAAGAACAAACCTTCCACATGGGACCGGTTAGGCAGAATGGTCGTGCATAAGAAATGGACACTTGCTATAGTTACCACTCTTATTTTAGGAGCTATGGCTCTATTTGCTGCTCAAGCCAAATATACGTTTGATACTCTTTCCACTTTCCCTGAGGACACACCTTCGAGAGAAGGGTATGCCTTAATAAGAGACCATTTTGACCGAGGCCAGCTTGCACCCCTGCAGATCATTGTCGAAACAGATGGTAAGGATACAAATTTAAAAGATCAACTTGAATCTCTTTCTTATATTGCTAAAGTCGAAGAACCACAAGAAGGAGAAAAAAATAGTAATCTTCTGAATTACAATGCTGAGTTTGCTATTAATCCTTATTCTCGAGAAGCAGTAAATAAAATAAAAGAGTTAAGAAGCATTGCTGAACAATCCCTTTCGAATGCTACTATCGACCAACCTGAAGACAACGTATGGATTGCGGGACAAACGGCTGAGCAATATGACACGCTCCAAATTACGAATCGCGATTCAAAAGTGATTATCCCGGTCATTATAGGGATGATTGCTTTACTGCTTGTCTTATATTTAAGATCCTTGACAGCCATGGTCTATTTAATGGCCACTGTTCTTCTCTCTTATTTCAGTGCACTTGGAATTGGATGGATTATCCTTCATTACGGCTTTGGTGTCGCAGAACTTCAAGGATTTATCCCGCTTTATTCTTTTGTGTTCATCGTAGCTCTGGGAGAAGATTACAATATCTTTATGATCTCAAGCATTTGGAAAAAGAGCCGGGTGATGGGTATATCTAAAGCGATTAGTGAAGGTGTGTCAGAAACTGGTTCTGTTATTACATCGGCAGGTTTAATTTTAGCGGGCACATTTGCTGTATTAATCACGCTCCCCATTCAAGTACTTGTGCAATTCGGAACGGTAACTGCTATCGGTGTGCTGCTTGATACTTTTGTCGTTCGGCCGTTCCTCGTCCCTTCACTGACAGGAATATTAGGGCAACGGGCGTTTTGGCCGGGAAAAATAAATAGCGCTAAGCAGAAAAGCTCCTCTGAACGAGCCTAA
- a CDS encoding MFS transporter, which translates to MLLKHPYKHLFFSGIVNGVGDRFSQVAVLTLLLDLTGSGLAVGTAMGIRILPYLLLSPAVGRLSDAVNPRFLLIGTDLVRVPFAFIFLLVHSKEDLWIVYAGLIVLSCGEAFYQPVRKSSIAKITEKNRLMKVNGLEQVVLGIVLIAGSITGGLVTYWIGIDMAFLLNGFSFIAAGWLIKGLPNFMSESKGASNDHSPKTRVHLKRLPPVVLLVIIVELVTSAQDGVFNTLISYYGSQSFNLGGLGIGLLYGALGFGLVGSFFVTRVLARNYLMIGLTAMTLEGLLQIGASQADTILGAALLFSSISFVGGIGASSFHAILMTHIKEGWQGRVYGWIESWTNVILGLVMLVSGIAVDLYSANKVGFAGGSLGAVTGLIISALLAVITFQSKRRN; encoded by the coding sequence ATGCTTTTGAAACATCCGTATAAGCATTTGTTTTTCTCAGGCATCGTTAATGGAGTAGGAGACCGCTTCAGCCAGGTGGCTGTACTCACTTTGCTTCTAGATCTCACCGGTTCCGGACTCGCGGTCGGTACTGCAATGGGAATCAGGATTCTTCCTTATCTATTGCTTTCGCCGGCAGTCGGGCGGCTTTCGGATGCTGTCAATCCAAGATTTCTGCTAATCGGGACGGATTTGGTGAGGGTGCCTTTTGCATTCATCTTCTTACTCGTCCATTCAAAGGAGGATTTGTGGATTGTATATGCAGGACTCATTGTCCTATCCTGCGGAGAAGCCTTTTATCAGCCGGTCCGTAAAAGCAGTATTGCAAAGATCACGGAAAAAAATAGACTGATGAAAGTAAACGGCCTGGAACAGGTAGTGCTGGGAATTGTCCTTATTGCTGGTTCTATCACTGGCGGTTTAGTAACTTACTGGATTGGGATAGATATGGCGTTTCTATTAAATGGCTTCAGCTTTATTGCTGCTGGATGGCTTATCAAGGGACTTCCTAATTTCATGTCCGAATCTAAAGGAGCTTCTAATGACCACTCTCCAAAAACACGAGTACATTTGAAGCGTCTTCCTCCTGTGGTTCTTCTCGTGATTATCGTAGAATTGGTTACATCAGCTCAAGATGGAGTATTTAATACACTAATTAGTTATTATGGTTCGCAATCGTTTAATTTAGGGGGACTCGGGATTGGTCTCCTTTACGGCGCGCTTGGCTTTGGACTAGTGGGAAGTTTTTTTGTGACTCGAGTACTCGCCCGCAATTACTTGATGATTGGTCTCACAGCGATGACATTGGAAGGTCTTTTGCAAATAGGGGCAAGTCAAGCAGATACCATTTTGGGGGCAGCCTTGCTTTTTTCAAGTATTTCGTTTGTCGGCGGTATCGGAGCAAGCAGTTTTCATGCCATACTAATGACTCACATTAAAGAAGGCTGGCAGGGACGAGTGTACGGGTGGATAGAGTCATGGACAAACGTAATCTTAGGTCTTGTGATGCTAGTCAGTGGTATTGCTGTAGATCTATATTCAGCAAACAAAGTAGGATTTGCCGGCGGGAGTCTGGGAGCTGTCACAGGATTAATTATTAGTGCTCTGTTAGCAGTAATTACATTTCAAAGTAAACGAAGGAATTAA
- a CDS encoding DUF1641 domain-containing protein, which yields MAKPITSIKRYQVPREEQVENDVNEVKQAVADNKEAILKGIQLLSSLEEEGTLDAAYSFSKKKEQILANVVKELNREQYTPMLENIPELVFLLGEIDGKALRETMARFNRGLEEMESTDEDKKTSVFELAKSLKDPEINRSITMLMQFLKGMGKSQG from the coding sequence ATGGCTAAACCAATCACTTCTATTAAACGATATCAAGTGCCGCGTGAGGAACAGGTAGAGAACGATGTAAATGAAGTTAAACAAGCGGTGGCTGACAATAAAGAAGCGATTCTAAAAGGAATTCAATTGCTTTCTTCATTGGAAGAGGAAGGGACATTAGACGCTGCTTATTCCTTTTCGAAGAAAAAGGAGCAAATCCTGGCAAATGTAGTGAAAGAATTAAATCGAGAGCAGTACACTCCTATGCTTGAGAATATACCTGAATTGGTATTCCTGCTTGGTGAAATTGATGGAAAAGCGCTTAGGGAAACAATGGCCAGATTTAATCGTGGACTTGAGGAAATGGAGTCTACGGATGAGGATAAAAAGACTTCTGTGTTTGAACTCGCCAAATCATTAAAAGATCCTGAGATTAATCGAAGTATTACGATGCTTATGCAGTTCCTGAAAGGGATGGGAAAAAGTCAAGGCTAA
- a CDS encoding TetR/AcrR family transcriptional regulator — MKKLQTRHIIIRVARDLFMEYGYRAVSTRQIADTCGITQPALYHHFSGKEELYVEVIRSVANRTKAAMQKILDENLAIDDCLYKIVVYMIDNHPEDLTQMFHDIHHELPSESRDLIEQWWHEAYLHPMIEIFTSGFEKGFLRDPLQSGFSPAVSARLFMTLINDSLSTEKYKSSQDDVGNAESTAKKLVSFFLYGFASEHM, encoded by the coding sequence ATGAAAAAGTTACAAACGAGGCACATAATTATTCGGGTTGCCCGCGATCTATTTATGGAATATGGTTACAGAGCAGTATCAACAAGACAGATTGCTGATACTTGCGGAATTACACAGCCTGCGCTTTACCATCACTTTTCAGGGAAAGAAGAGCTCTATGTGGAAGTGATTCGCAGTGTGGCTAATCGCACAAAAGCGGCTATGCAAAAGATTTTAGACGAAAATCTTGCTATAGATGACTGCCTTTACAAAATTGTGGTTTATATGATTGATAACCATCCCGAAGACCTTACCCAAATGTTTCACGACATTCATCACGAGCTGCCGTCAGAATCTCGCGATCTCATTGAACAATGGTGGCATGAAGCCTACCTCCATCCAATGATTGAAATTTTCACTTCAGGATTTGAGAAAGGTTTTTTACGGGATCCATTACAAAGCGGGTTTTCCCCTGCAGTCAGCGCCAGATTGTTTATGACTCTAATTAATGATTCTCTTTCTACAGAAAAGTACAAAAGCTCACAAGACGACGTCGGAAATGCTGAAAGTACAGCTAAAAAGCTGGTTAGTTTCTTCTTATACGGTTTTGCATCAGAACACATGTAA